A single window of Flavobacterium sp. 140616W15 DNA harbors:
- the rpsD gene encoding 30S ribosomal protein S4, with amino-acid sequence MARYTGPSTRIARKFGEAIFGDDKSFEKRNYPPGQHGMAKKRGKKSEYAVQLMEKQKAKYSYGILEKQFRNLFEKASATKGVTGEVLLQLCEARLDNVVFRMGIAPSRRGARQIVSHRHVTVNGEVVNIPSYHLKPGDKVAVREKSKSLEAIERSLSNSSHVYEWITWNNDLKEGTFVSVPARLQIPENIKEQLIVELYNK; translated from the coding sequence ATGGCAAGATATACTGGTCCAAGCACAAGAATCGCTCGTAAATTTGGCGAAGCAATCTTCGGAGATGACAAATCTTTCGAAAAAAGAAATTACCCACCTGGACAACACGGGATGGCTAAAAAAAGAGGAAAAAAATCTGAGTATGCTGTTCAGTTAATGGAGAAGCAAAAAGCTAAATATTCTTACGGAATTTTAGAAAAACAATTCAGAAATTTATTCGAAAAAGCATCAGCTACTAAAGGAGTTACTGGTGAGGTTTTATTACAATTATGTGAAGCAAGACTTGATAATGTAGTTTTTAGAATGGGTATTGCTCCTTCTAGAAGAGGTGCACGTCAAATCGTATCTCACAGACACGTTACAGTAAACGGTGAAGTTGTTAATATTCCTTCTTACCACCTTAAGCCTGGTGATAAAGTTGCTGTTCGTGAAAAATCTAAATCTTTAGAAGCTATCGAACGTTCTTTATCTAATTCAAGTCATGTTTATGAATGGATTACTTGGAATAATGATCTTAAAGAAGGGACTTTTGTTTCTGTACCTGCGAGACTTCAAATTCCAGAAAACATTAAAGAACAATTAATCGTAGAGTTGTACAACAAATAA
- the rpsK gene encoding 30S ribosomal protein S11 has translation MAKATAKKRKVIVESTGEAHISATFNNIIISLTNKKGEVISWSSAGKMGFRGSKKNTPYAAQMAAEDCSKVALEAGLKKVKVYVKGPGNGRESAIRSIHNGGIEVTEIIDVTPMPHNGCRPPKRRRV, from the coding sequence ATGGCTAAAGCAACTGCAAAAAAACGTAAAGTTATCGTTGAATCAACGGGTGAAGCTCATATTTCTGCCACTTTCAACAACATTATCATTTCTTTGACTAATAAGAAAGGTGAAGTTATTTCTTGGTCTTCAGCTGGTAAGATGGGTTTCAGAGGTTCTAAAAAGAATACTCCGTACGCAGCTCAAATGGCAGCAGAAGATTGTAGTAAAGTAGCTCTTGAGGCAGGACTTAAAAAAGTTAAAGTTTATGTAAAAGGACCAGGAAACGGACGTGAGTCTGCTATCCGTTCTATTCATAACGGTGGAATTGAAGTTACAGAGATTATCGATGTTACTCCAATGCCTCACAACGGATGTCGTCCTCCTAAAAGACGTAGAGTTTAA
- the rpsM gene encoding 30S ribosomal protein S13, whose translation MARIAGVDIPKNKRGVIALTYIFGLGRSRAIEILEKAQVSQDKKVQEWNDDEIGAIREAVSSFKIEGELRSEVSLNIKRLMDIGCYRGIRHRSGLPLRGQRTKNNSRTRKGKRKTVANKKKATK comes from the coding sequence ATGGCAAGAATAGCAGGGGTAGATATCCCAAAAAATAAGAGAGGTGTTATAGCACTTACCTATATCTTTGGATTAGGGAGAAGTAGAGCTATTGAGATTTTAGAAAAAGCTCAAGTAAGCCAAGATAAAAAAGTTCAAGAGTGGAATGATGATGAGATCGGAGCAATTCGTGAAGCAGTATCATCTTTTAAAATTGAAGGAGAATTACGTTCTGAAGTTTCTTTAAACATCAAACGTTTAATGGATATTGGTTGTTATAGAGGTATCCGTCATAGATCTGGTCTTCCATTAAGAGGACAAAGAACTAAAAACAACTCTAGAACAAGAAAAGGTAAAAGAAAAACTGTTGCTAACAAGAAAAAAGCAACTAAATAA
- the ykgO gene encoding type B 50S ribosomal protein L36, producing MKVRASVKKRSPECIIVRRKGRLYVINKKNPRFKQRQG from the coding sequence ATGAAAGTTAGAGCATCAGTAAAAAAGAGAAGTCCCGAGTGCATCATTGTGCGTAGAAAAGGGAGATTGTACGTAATAAACAAAAAGAATCCTAGATTTAAACAAAGACAAGGATAA
- the infA gene encoding translation initiation factor IF-1: MAKQSAIEQDGSIIEALSNAMFRVELENGHIVIAHISGKMRMHYIKLLPGDKVKLEMSPYDLSKARITYRY; this comes from the coding sequence ATGGCAAAACAATCAGCAATAGAACAAGACGGATCAATCATTGAAGCATTATCAAATGCGATGTTCCGTGTAGAATTAGAAAATGGACATATTGTAATTGCTCATATTTCTGGAAAAATGCGTATGCATTACATCAAATTATTACCTGGTGATAAAGTGAAACTAGAAATGAGCCCTTACGACTTGTCAAAAGCAAGAATTACTTATAGATATTAA
- the secY gene encoding preprotein translocase subunit SecY, with protein sequence MKKFIESISNVWKIEELKNRILITLGLLLVYRFGAHVTLPGIDATQLTGLAGQTKNGLGSILDMFTGGAFSKASVFALGIMPYISASIVVQLMGIAIPYLQKLQNDGESGRKKINQITRWLTIVITLVQGPTYIYNLYRTLPSSAFLLGFNSFEFLFSSVIILVTGTIFAMWLGEKITDKGIGNGISLLIMVGILARFPQAFIQEFTTRVTNNNGGPMLLVIEIIIWLLVIISCVLLIMAVRKIPVQYARRTTSGDYEQDLMGGNRQWIPLKLNASGVMPIIFAQAIMFIPAAVAGLSKSDASQSIVGTFSNMFGFWYNFVFATLIVVFTFFYTAITVPTNKMSDDLKRSGGFIPGVRPGVETSDFLDKVMSLITFPGSLFLALIAVFPAIVVSFMDVQQSWAMFFGGTSLIIMVGVAIDTIQQINSYLLNKHYDGLMKTGKNRKAVA encoded by the coding sequence ATGAAGAAATTTATTGAATCAATAAGTAATGTTTGGAAAATCGAAGAACTAAAAAATAGAATCTTAATTACTTTAGGACTTCTTTTAGTATATCGTTTTGGAGCACACGTTACGCTTCCTGGAATTGATGCAACGCAATTGACTGGATTAGCGGGACAAACAAAAAATGGTTTAGGATCTATTCTAGACATGTTCACCGGAGGTGCATTCTCTAAAGCTTCAGTTTTTGCTTTAGGTATTATGCCTTATATTTCAGCGTCTATTGTTGTACAGTTAATGGGAATTGCGATTCCGTATTTACAAAAACTTCAAAATGATGGGGAGAGCGGTAGAAAAAAAATTAATCAGATAACACGTTGGTTAACTATTGTTATTACACTAGTTCAAGGACCAACTTACATCTATAATTTATATAGAACATTACCTAGTAGTGCATTCTTACTAGGTTTTAATTCTTTTGAGTTTTTATTTTCTTCTGTGATAATTTTGGTTACAGGTACAATTTTTGCCATGTGGTTAGGAGAGAAAATTACAGATAAAGGTATTGGAAATGGAATTTCATTGTTGATTATGGTTGGTATATTAGCTCGTTTTCCACAAGCTTTTATTCAAGAATTTACAACCAGAGTTACCAATAACAATGGAGGACCAATGTTATTAGTTATTGAAATTATTATTTGGTTATTAGTAATCATTTCTTGTGTACTGTTAATTATGGCAGTTCGTAAAATCCCTGTACAATACGCTCGTCGTACAACTTCAGGTGATTATGAGCAAGATTTGATGGGAGGAAATAGACAATGGATTCCACTTAAGCTTAATGCTTCTGGGGTTATGCCGATTATTTTTGCTCAAGCAATTATGTTTATTCCTGCGGCTGTAGCTGGATTATCAAAATCAGACGCATCACAATCAATTGTAGGTACTTTTAGTAATATGTTTGGATTCTGGTATAACTTTGTGTTTGCAACTTTAATTGTTGTATTTACTTTCTTTTATACTGCGATCACAGTACCTACTAATAAGATGTCTGATGACTTAAAGAGAAGTGGTGGTTTTATTCCAGGTGTTAGACCAGGAGTTGAAACTTCAGATTTTCTTGATAAAGTAATGTCTTTAATAACTTTCCCAGGATCTTTATTCCTTGCTTTGATTGCTGTGTTCCCAGCCATTGTTGTAAGTTTTATGGATGTACAACAATCTTGGGCAATGTTTTTTGGAGGTACCTCGTTAATAATTATGGTTGGTGTTGCAATAGATACTATTCAACAAATCAATTCATACTTGTTAAACAAACATTATGATGGTTTAATGAAGACTGGTAAAAATAGAAAAGCAGTAGCTTAA
- the rplO gene encoding 50S ribosomal protein L15, whose product MNLSNLQPAEGSTHNQNKRLGRGEGSGKGGTSARGHKGAKSRSGYSKKIGFEGGQMPLQRRVPKFGFTNINRKEYEGVNLDTLQLLVDNGIITDSVDMTVYVANRLATKNEIVKILGRGELKAKLKVTAHKFTATAKAAIEAAGGEAVTI is encoded by the coding sequence ATGAATTTAAGTAACTTACAACCAGCTGAAGGGTCAACGCACAATCAAAATAAAAGATTAGGTAGAGGAGAAGGTTCAGGAAAAGGTGGTACTTCTGCAAGAGGTCACAAAGGAGCAAAATCTCGTTCTGGTTATTCTAAAAAGATTGGATTTGAAGGAGGGCAAATGCCACTTCAAAGACGTGTACCTAAGTTTGGTTTCACAAACATCAACCGTAAAGAATACGAAGGTGTAAATTTAGATACGCTTCAATTATTAGTAGACAATGGTATTATTACAGACTCTGTTGATATGACAGTTTATGTGGCTAATCGTCTAGCTACCAAAAATGAAATCGTTAAGATTTTAGGTAGAGGAGAGTTGAAAGCAAAATTAAAAGTAACTGCTCACAAATTTACTGCTACTGCAAAAGCTGCTATTGAAGCTGCTGGTGGAGAGGCTGTAACAATATAA
- the rpmD gene encoding 50S ribosomal protein L30, protein MAKLLVKQVRSKINCPLSQKRGLEALGLRKMGQVVEHDSNPAILGMINKVKHLVSVEEAK, encoded by the coding sequence ATGGCTAAATTATTAGTAAAACAAGTAAGAAGCAAAATCAACTGTCCTCTTTCTCAAAAAAGAGGTTTGGAAGCTTTAGGTCTACGTAAAATGGGACAAGTTGTAGAGCATGATTCAAATCCTGCTATCCTTGGGATGATAAACAAAGTTAAACACTTAGTTTCTGTTGAAGAAGCTAAATAA
- the rpsE gene encoding 30S ribosomal protein S5, with amino-acid sequence MMSKYKNVELVKPSGLELKDRLVSVNRVTKVTKGGRAFGFSAIVVVGDENGVVGHGLGKSKDVSEAIAKAVEDAKKNLVKIPLNGQSVPHEQKGKFGGARVFLIPASHGTGVIAGGAVRSVLESVGIHDVLSKSQGSSNPHNVVKATFDALLQMRSAYTVAKQRGVSLEKVFKG; translated from the coding sequence ATTATGTCTAAATACAAAAATGTAGAATTGGTAAAACCAAGTGGTCTTGAACTTAAAGATCGTCTGGTAAGTGTTAATCGTGTTACTAAAGTTACAAAAGGTGGTAGAGCTTTCGGTTTTTCTGCTATTGTAGTTGTAGGTGATGAAAATGGAGTTGTAGGACATGGATTAGGAAAATCTAAAGATGTTTCTGAAGCAATTGCGAAAGCAGTAGAAGATGCTAAGAAAAATTTAGTTAAAATTCCTTTGAATGGACAATCAGTTCCTCACGAACAAAAAGGTAAATTTGGTGGTGCACGTGTATTCTTAATTCCTGCGTCTCATGGTACAGGAGTTATTGCTGGTGGAGCTGTTCGTTCAGTTCTTGAATCAGTAGGTATTCACGATGTATTATCTAAATCTCAAGGATCATCAAATCCTCATAACGTAGTTAAAGCAACTTTTGATGCTTTATTACAAATGAGAAGCGCTTATACTGTTGCAAAACAAAGAGGTGTTTCTTTAGAAAAAGTTTTTAAAGGTTAA
- the rplR gene encoding 50S ribosomal protein L18 translates to MSLTKSDRRQRIRFRIRKTISGYAAKPRLSVFRSNKEIYAQLIDDVNGVTLFAASSREKEIGKGTNVEIANAVGKLVAEKALKAGIDTVTFDRGGYLYHGRIKSLAEGARAAGLKF, encoded by the coding sequence ATGTCATTAACAAAATCTGATAGAAGACAGAGAATTAGATTCAGAATTAGAAAAACGATTAGTGGTTATGCTGCTAAACCAAGACTATCTGTATTTAGAAGTAACAAAGAAATTTACGCACAACTTATTGATGACGTAAACGGTGTTACTTTATTTGCTGCATCTTCAAGAGAAAAAGAAATAGGTAAAGGTACGAACGTAGAAATTGCAAACGCAGTTGGAAAACTTGTTGCAGAAAAAGCGTTAAAAGCTGGGATTGATACAGTAACTTTCGATAGAGGAGGATACTTATATCACGGTCGTATTAAATCATTAGCAGAAGGCGCAAGAGCGGCTGGACTTAAATTCTAA
- the rplF gene encoding 50S ribosomal protein L6, with protein MSRIGKNPIVIPAATTVEVKDGIITVKGKNGQLTQEFSDVTVTVEGDQVLVERSSDHKDHRAKHGLYRSLINNMIVGVNEGFTKSLELVGVGYRASNQGQKLDLALGYSHNIVLEIAPEVVLETISEKGKNPIVKLTSIDKQLLGQVAAKIRGFRKPEPYKGKGVKFVGEVLRRKAGKSA; from the coding sequence ATGTCAAGAATAGGTAAAAATCCAATTGTAATCCCTGCTGCTACGACTGTTGAAGTTAAAGATGGTATTATTACAGTAAAAGGAAAGAATGGTCAACTTACTCAGGAGTTTTCGGACGTAACTGTTACAGTTGAAGGCGATCAAGTATTAGTAGAAAGATCGTCTGATCACAAAGATCACAGAGCAAAACACGGACTTTACAGATCATTAATCAATAATATGATTGTTGGTGTAAATGAAGGGTTTACTAAATCTTTAGAGTTGGTTGGGGTAGGTTATAGAGCTTCAAACCAAGGACAAAAGTTAGATTTAGCTCTTGGATATTCTCACAATATTGTTTTAGAAATTGCTCCTGAAGTAGTTTTAGAGACAATATCTGAAAAAGGTAAAAACCCTATCGTAAAATTAACATCAATTGATAAACAACTTTTAGGTCAGGTTGCGGCAAAAATTAGAGGTTTCCGTAAGCCAGAACCATATAAAGGTAAAGGTGTTAAATTTGTAGGTGAAGTATTAAGAAGAAAAGCAGGTAAATCAGCTTAA